TACTGCTAGACGAACCAACATCGGCACTTGACCCGATTTCAACTTTGGTAATCGAAGAGCTGATCAACGACCTGAAAGAAAAGTATACGGTTGTGATTGTAACACACAACATGCAACAGGCGGCACGTGTTTCTGATCAAACTGCATTCATGTATATGGGTGAACTGATCGAATACGCTGACACAAACACGCTATTCACAACGCCTTCTAAGAAGAAGACGGAAGACTATATCACGGGTCGTTACGGTTAATAGCGAGCGAGAGGAATAAATCATGGAAAACAATTTAAACAAGCATATCTCTGGCCGCTTTAACGAAGAGCTAGAAAATGTTCGTAACCACGTATTAAGCATGGGTGGTTTGGTAGAAGAGCAATTAAACCTTGCACTTGATGCGATCAACGACAACGATGCTGAAAAAGCACGTAAAGTCAGCGAGAACGACTACAAAGTTAACGCCATGGAAGTGAACATTGATGAAGAATGTACCCGTATCATTGCGAAACGTCAGCCAGCAGCAAGTGACTTACGTCTAGTAGTTGCGATTGCTAAAACCATTGCTGACCTTGAGCGTATTGGTGATGAAGCGGAGCGCATCGCACGTGTTGCACTAGATTCATTTACCAAAGATCAGCAAGATTTATTGGTGAACTTAGAGAATATGGGTCGCCAAGTGTCGAAGATGTTGCATGATGTACTAGATGCTTTTGCCCGTATGGATGCGCAAAGTGCCTTTGAAGTGCATAAAGAAGACGCAAAAGTTGACCGTGAGTATGAAGCGCTGACCCGTCAAATTATGACATACATGATGGAAGACCCGCGTTCTATTCCTAAAATTATGGATCTAATCTGGTCTGTACGTTCATTAGAGCGCATTGGTGACCGTTGTCAGAACATCGCTGAATACGTCATTTATTTTGTGAACGGTAAAGATATTCGCCATACATCTCAAGAAGATATCGCGAAAACGCTGTAAAAAATATATGCCTCTCTGCGCTGAATTTTTATGATTCAGCGCAGCTTAATTAGCATTTCGGACAAAAATCCGTTCACAACGTCGGCTAATGCTGTAAAATTCACCCCGCAAAGCATATTAATATGATTTAAGGGTCAGTTATGCCTACTAATGCGTTTTTAGGAGTATTTGCTAAGTCTCCTATTAAGCCAATAGAAGAACACATTAAAATCGTACATAAAGCTAGCAGTTCTTTAGTACCGTTTTTTAATCATGTATTCAAATCTGAATGGAAAGAAGCCGAAGCACTTCGTGTTGACATCCGTAACCTTGAACGTGAAGCAGACGTTTTAAAGCGTGAAGTAAGATTACACTTACCTCGTGGTTTATTTATGCCTGTAGAGCGCACCGATTTATTAGAGTTGATCACTCAGCAAGATAAAATTGCGAATAAAGCGAAAGACATCGCAGGCCGCGTTGTTGGTCGTGAAATGGTGATCCCTCAGTCTATTCAAAATGACTTCATTGCTTATCTTGAACGTTGTGTCGATGCAACTAAACAAGCCTCTAAAGCCATCAATGAGTTTGACGAGCTATTGGAAACTGGATTCCGTGGTCGTGAAGTAACTCTGGTCGAAAGCATGCTTGAAAAGTTAGACTCAATTGAGCAAGACACGGATGAAATGCAAATCAAGATCCGCCAAGAGCTTCGTGCTATCGAAGGTGAACTTAATCCTGTTGATGTAATGTTCTTATACAAGATCATTGAGTGGGTAGGTGAGCTTGCTGATATTGCAGAGCGTGTTGGTTCTCGACTTGAGCTAATGTTAGCTCGTTAATCGTTTTATTCGTATTTAAAATTTAAGGTTTAACAATGGATATCATTGCTAACTATGGTTCCATGCTGATCCTAATTGCTGCGGCAGTAGGTTTCTTCATGGCATATGGTATTGGTGCAAATGACGTTGCAAACGCCATGGGTACTTCAGTAGGCTCGAAAGCACTTACCATCAAACAAGCGATCATCATCGCGATGATCTTCGAATTCGCCGGTGCATACCTTGCAGGTGGTGAAGTAACATCAACAATCCGTAAAGGTATCATCGACGCAGCGCCTTTCGCTGACATTCCTGAGTTGATGGTATTAGGTATGATCTCTGCACTATTTGCAGCAGGTTCATGGCTACTTCTTGCGTCTTTACTGGGTTGGCCTGTTTCAACGACTCACTCTATCATCGGTGCGATTATTGGTTTCGCCTTGGTTGCAGTGGGTAGTGAAGCAATTCAATGGGGCAAAGTTGCCGGTATCGTAGGTAGTTGGATTGTTACCCCTGCCATTTCAGGCTTTATTGCATACTTAATCTTTATGAGTGCGCAAAAGCTGATTTTCGACACAGATTCACCATTACAAAATGCCAAGCGTTATGTGCCTATTTATATGGGTCTAGCTGGCTTTGTTATGTCACTTGTAACCATTAAGAAAGGCCTTAAGCACATTGGTATTAACCTAGGTGCAGTTGAAGGTTATGCACTTGCAATTGGTATTGCTGTGGTTGTAGGTATCATTGGTAAAATGGCAATTAACCGTTTGAAAATGGACCCTAAAGCAGACAAGCAAATGCAGTTCAACAACGTTGAGAAAGTATTCGCTATCCTAATGGTACTAACGGCATGTTGTATGGCATTCGCACACGGTTCAAATGACGTAGCAAATGCGATTGGTCCACTTGCGGCAGTTGTGAACATTGTTGAGCACAACGGTGAAATCGCTAAGAAAGCGGCACTTGCTTGGTGGATCTTACCGCTAGGTGGTATCGGTATCGTAGTGGGTCTTGCGGTCCTTGGTAAGAAAGTAATTAAAACAATTGGTGAAGGTATCACGCACTTAACACCAAGCCGTGGTTTTGCTGCTGAACTTGCAGCAGCATCAACGGTAGTTATTGCATCAGGTACTGGTCTACCTATCTCTACAACACAAACGCTAGTAGGTGCTGTATTAGGTGTAGGTATGGCGCGTGGTATCGCTGCACTGAACATGGGTGTAATTAGAAATATTGTGGTTTCTTGGGTAATTACATTGCCAGTCGGTGCTGCACTTGCTATTGTTATATTCTACATTCTAAGAACCGCTTTCGGCGTGTAATTAGACTTACAGACTTTTAGCTTGAAAAGACCTCAGCATCACGGTGCTGGGGTCTTTTTATATCAATAATTCCTTAATAATCTGATACCAACCCTCAATAATACTTAATCATTTTGAGGGACTAGAGCTGCCGCTAACCACGTTAAAAATTTCTCATTTAGAACAACTAAATAGCAAAATTTTCGCCTCGTTATCGACAAGCTTTCCTTGCCTCAAAAAGGACACTTAATTAAGAGAATTGGTATAAGCAATTGATCTTATCCGTTTTACTCTGAGTACTTCATCGTTATACTGAATGAAATTTGAGTTTGCTTAGAGAAAACCGTGACAAACCTACCTAGTATTAAACAACTTCAATATCTTATTGCAGTGCATCAGCATCAACATTTTGGTCGTGCCGCTCAGGCGTGTTTTATTGGTCAATCGACTTTGAGTACCGCAATTCAAACTCTTGAAGAAACGTTAGGCAGTCAACTCATTGAGCGTGAGAACCGTAGCTTAATGTTTACCGAGTTAGGTGAAGAAGTGGTTGCACGTGCCAAGAAAATTGTTGCCGATACCATGAGCATTAAAGAGTTCACTGAGAGCTTTAAAAACCCGCTGTCAGGCAAATTAGTCTTGGGGCTAATTCCTACGATTGCTAGCTTTATTGCAGCGCCACTTTATCAACATTGTCGTGAAGCTTTCCCGAACTTAGAGCTGATCTTAATTGAAGACACCAGTGATAAGTTATTGGCGCGCCTTGAGCAAGGACAGATAGATATGGCGATGCTGGCTTTGCCTTATCAAACGGAGAAGTTCCACACTAAAGTACTCACTAAAGATGCCTTCTCTTTGGTTTATCACAAAAGCTATCCGCTAAAAGACATCGATGATTACAACTTGCTGCCAGATCAGAGTGTGTTTTTACTAGAAAGAGAGCACTGTCTGACAGGCCATGCGCTGAGTGCTTGCCATCTTAACAAACATGAGTGTATCAACCCGTTCGAAGCGAGTAATTTGCACACCTTATTGAACATGGTGGAATATCAGCATGGAGTGACATTCTTACCGCAAATGGCACTCAACGCAGGCATATTGTCCGGTAAAGATTTAGCTGTGAGAAAGTCAGGTACTGATGCGTATCGTGAGATTGGTTTGATCTGGCGTAAAACCACGGGTCGTATTCGCGATTTTCGCTTATTTAGTGAGGGATTATTGCCATTCATCACTGAACAATGTGATTGCGAAAAATAAATTTTATTTTTCGCAAACTTTTTTAAAACACCTCTCGACTAACTAAATAGAGATGATTAATTAGGGTTTAAAGGTGTTTTTTCAAAGCCAAGACAAACTCATAAAAAAAGCCCAAAAAGGCGACCAAGCGGCTTGGCTGAAGCTTATCAAGCAGCATGAACAGCAGGTGTATAACCATTGCCTCCGCCTAACTGGCAATAGCCATGATGCACTTGATTTAATGCAAGAAGCTTTTATGAGTGTCTATCGCTCTTTGCATAACTTTCATGGTCAGAGCCAATTTAAGACTTGGTTATTTTCGGTGACCCAAGCGCGTTGTATGGACTTCTTTCGTAAGCAAAGGCAGTCTAGCCCGCTTGAAGAAGTCTCTGAAGCTGCCCATACACCCAGTTGCCCAATTCAATTACAAAGTGATAATCAACATATTCACGCTGCGCTACAGGCTTTGCCGTTCGAGCAGCGACAAATTGTTGAACTGAAGTTTTTCCAGCATTTCACCTTTGAAGAAATCGCTGAGCAGCTGGCTATTTCGCCAAATACCGTTAAATCCCGTTTATATAGTGCGCTTGGAAAAATGAAAGCGCCATTGGAGGTGATCCGTGTCGAATCATGAAATGACACCCCATGAACTACTTGAAAAGTGGCTTGATGGTGAGCAGCTTACAGATGCACAGCAAGCTCAAGTTTTAGCCGATCCAGAAACTAAGCCGCTGTTTGAAAGCGCTCAATCTTGGCAAAGCATGGCCAGCAGCTATGAAGAGCAAGCGGCGCCGTCTTATTCATCCATAGCAATGCCGGAGCTTAAGCAAGCAAGTCGTTTTCAAGGGCATTGGATGCAGTGGGGCATGGCGGCTTGTGTTGGCTTTTTAAGCCTTCTGTCTGTGCAATTGTGGCAACAAAATCAAACATTAGAGCAAGGTCTTGTGGCGCAACAAACACAAATAGCAACACAGCAAGATACCATGCAGCAAATTTTAGCCCAGATGCAAAAAAGCCAGAATTTGCAAGCCGATTTAACCAATCAAGTGTTACTCACAAATCGTGCAGAACGCCAAGTGGCACTTGATGATTTACTGGCATTTTTACAAACACAAAGAGCCCAAGATCAAGCGATTCTACGTTTACAACTCAATGAACTTGCAGAGCAAGTGGAACATGCGCCATTACAAACGCTTGCGCATAATGGAGGTCAATAATGAAAACTTTACTCTCTTTATTATCAGTTGCAGTGCTCAGTGCAACATTTTCAACAGCAGCGAAGACAGAGCAAGATCTCGCTAAATTACAACGAGAAGTGACAATTTTTCAGCGAGTTGTAAGCACAGCATTAAAGCATGATACTAAGGGGCAAGTGCGGAATGTAGAAGGCTACTACTTGGCAGATCAAGGGCTTATTTTTGATGTGAGTTTACGAAATAAAAGTCTGTTTGATTGGCGTAAGCATATTGGGGATATGCAAGATATACATGGCCTTACAGAGATCCAGTCACCAGATTTTTCAGCGTTAGAAATGCAAATGTCAGTGCTCGGTGACAACATTGCAGATGTTTCTAAAGAGGCGTATCAAGTAGCCTTAGAAGCGGTGCGTCAAGGCGCGGAGCAAATACGTGAAGTGGCAGAGCAAGAGCGCGAAACACGGCGCGAGTTACATGAATTAGAGCGAGAAAAACATGAACTAGATTACATGTTAAGACGTCAAGAAGAGAAAAACCAAGAGCTACTTGAGCATCATAAAGAAATCGCTAAAGAAATCGCAAAATTAGAAGCCGAAAAAGTTAAATTGACTGAGAGCAAAGTACAGCTTAAAGAAAAACTGAAGCAGGATAGAGCACAGCGCCAAGCTCAGCAGCAGGCGCAACAAGCGTTGCTTAAAACGACAGTGACTGTGAGTTTGGCAAATAGCTTATGTGATTATGGTAATGGCTTACGCAGTGTTAAAGACAGTGAGCATGTGAGTTTCAAGTTTACCCCTTCATACCAACAGGAAAAGCATATTTTGGTATTTAAAAAGTCTGATATAGAGTCATGCGTGAGAGGGGATATTAACGCAGATAAATTGGCGAAAAGTGCAACACAATATCAATTCTAGTGGCGCCAAACAGTTATACTAAAAGAGGGCGGTTAGCCCTCTTTTAGTATGCACTATCGTTAATTACTTGATTGGTGCATCTGTGTTTGCTCGTTGAGGTTTGGCAAAAACAGTAAATACACCCAAACAACCAGATTAAAATAAGGGATCAAACTAAGTAGAGTGAACACAAAAGTAGGATACCCTTTCTTATGTGTACTTAAGTAACACTGATATGCAATGGCACAGTGTAAGATCAGCAAAAAAGATACTAAGAGCAGCATAACGACCTCCTTAACTTTCCTATTGTGATATTTATCAATCCTTGTGATGTCGTGCTAAAGGGTTGAAATCTTAATTATTAGCAGACATCGTTTTCTCACATAGATTTATTATAGATGAGAAATCGTTAAGTAAAAGTTCAGTTCTGTATTAAATTGTTACGCAACTGTTTTCTCAGGGAAAATAGTTGCAATTTCTTTTTTGAGTTGATTTATTGGCATCGGCTTGGCAATAAAATAGCCTTGCCCATAATCAATGCCGATCTCTTTTAAAGCATCAAAAATGTCTTTGCTTTCAACATATTCAGCGACAGAGTGCTTGTCTAATGAGTGACTGATATCATTCACCGCCTTCACCAAAGCAAGATCAATGGGATCATTGAGCATGTCGCGAACAAACGACCCATCAATTTTCACATGTTGGGCAGGGAGCTGCTTTAAATAGCTAAAAGTACTAAAGCCGGTGCCAAAGTCATCAATCGAGAAATGGCAGCCTAATTGATTCAGCTTTTTGATCATAGCCTGAGTGGCAGATAGATTATTAATGCTCGCCGATTCTGTGATCTCAAATATCACGCGGCTTGGGTTTACTT
The Pseudoalteromonas phenolica genome window above contains:
- the phoU gene encoding phosphate signaling complex protein PhoU, with the translated sequence MENNLNKHISGRFNEELENVRNHVLSMGGLVEEQLNLALDAINDNDAEKARKVSENDYKVNAMEVNIDEECTRIIAKRQPAASDLRLVVAIAKTIADLERIGDEAERIARVALDSFTKDQQDLLVNLENMGRQVSKMLHDVLDAFARMDAQSAFEVHKEDAKVDREYEALTRQIMTYMMEDPRSIPKIMDLIWSVRSLERIGDRCQNIAEYVIYFVNGKDIRHTSQEDIAKTL
- a CDS encoding TIGR00153 family protein translates to MPTNAFLGVFAKSPIKPIEEHIKIVHKASSSLVPFFNHVFKSEWKEAEALRVDIRNLEREADVLKREVRLHLPRGLFMPVERTDLLELITQQDKIANKAKDIAGRVVGREMVIPQSIQNDFIAYLERCVDATKQASKAINEFDELLETGFRGREVTLVESMLEKLDSIEQDTDEMQIKIRQELRAIEGELNPVDVMFLYKIIEWVGELADIAERVGSRLELMLAR
- a CDS encoding inorganic phosphate transporter gives rise to the protein MDIIANYGSMLILIAAAVGFFMAYGIGANDVANAMGTSVGSKALTIKQAIIIAMIFEFAGAYLAGGEVTSTIRKGIIDAAPFADIPELMVLGMISALFAAGSWLLLASLLGWPVSTTHSIIGAIIGFALVAVGSEAIQWGKVAGIVGSWIVTPAISGFIAYLIFMSAQKLIFDTDSPLQNAKRYVPIYMGLAGFVMSLVTIKKGLKHIGINLGAVEGYALAIGIAVVVGIIGKMAINRLKMDPKADKQMQFNNVEKVFAILMVLTACCMAFAHGSNDVANAIGPLAAVVNIVEHNGEIAKKAALAWWILPLGGIGIVVGLAVLGKKVIKTIGEGITHLTPSRGFAAELAAASTVVIASGTGLPISTTQTLVGAVLGVGMARGIAALNMGVIRNIVVSWVITLPVGAALAIVIFYILRTAFGV
- a CDS encoding hydrogen peroxide-inducible genes activator, encoding MTNLPSIKQLQYLIAVHQHQHFGRAAQACFIGQSTLSTAIQTLEETLGSQLIERENRSLMFTELGEEVVARAKKIVADTMSIKEFTESFKNPLSGKLVLGLIPTIASFIAAPLYQHCREAFPNLELILIEDTSDKLLARLEQGQIDMAMLALPYQTEKFHTKVLTKDAFSLVYHKSYPLKDIDDYNLLPDQSVFLLEREHCLTGHALSACHLNKHECINPFEASNLHTLLNMVEYQHGVTFLPQMALNAGILSGKDLAVRKSGTDAYREIGLIWRKTTGRIRDFRLFSEGLLPFITEQCDCEK
- a CDS encoding RNA polymerase sigma factor, which gives rise to MFFQSQDKLIKKAQKGDQAAWLKLIKQHEQQVYNHCLRLTGNSHDALDLMQEAFMSVYRSLHNFHGQSQFKTWLFSVTQARCMDFFRKQRQSSPLEEVSEAAHTPSCPIQLQSDNQHIHAALQALPFEQRQIVELKFFQHFTFEEIAEQLAISPNTVKSRLYSALGKMKAPLEVIRVES